A region of Culicoides brevitarsis isolate CSIRO-B50_1 chromosome 1, AGI_CSIRO_Cbre_v1, whole genome shotgun sequence DNA encodes the following proteins:
- the LOC134837488 gene encoding serine/threonine-protein kinase MAK: protein MNRYITLNQLGDGTYGTVVLGQRKDTGEKVAIKRMKRKYYSWEEAMSLREVKSLKKLSHANVVKLKEVIRENDILYFVFEYMQENLYQMIKDRETHFPEITVKSILFQVMSGLAFMHRHGFFHRDLKPENILCSGPDTIKIADFGLAREIRSRPPYTDYVSTRWYRAPEVLLHSTRYSSAIDLWAVGCIMAELYTFRPLFPGSSEVDQLFKICSVLGTPDKNDWSEGYRLASVIQFQFPECPKVPLETLVTRASAEGLQMMVDMLMWDPDRRPSAQQSLKYPFFQQINKGRTSAMPMIGLANRRSSSSQQHQEGSQHINTTPQTLSTLPQKIYGTSLNDLNSIISTSKILQQPPIPAPPAAIEPSTEQKFSSSNRISRRNEETLHNGLSMFETIDSLPENSSTDDDPQKPKNDFNSTVNDILGESISINDRYRSGHQSVNSSNSKNREKISDVFLTRHLDSTSNYSNRTKDYSVESLNDSMKSMKLANMNENGVGTFSNGGSFFLHGTGNNSNKPHKQYQDNLSERSNGDSGFNEAKVYNVFSRQNVVPGKKSQTDESLGRVSVLAAKAKKTPLDRWSGGKDSFEDDELASILGSKVRVSKPANEFNLEDLFGTVSGSLYNSSNYNHSKITSDRKEKQNPTKYPNTVPFAKAPLRSSIFGDVFDNTNTDCKHSSAQVAIRRNSKNSNNIFSFFSSNDKAYNNNDGLFIDSNTNTKNDRKGQLKLFQWEEKPKYAIQKFSNFGNDIRLCEFR, encoded by the exons ATGAATCGGTACATCACTCTAAATCAGTTGGGTGATGGCACATATGGCACAGTTGTCCTCGGACAGAGGAAAGACACTGGCGAAAAAGTGGCTATCAAACGCATGAAACGGAAATATTACTCTTGGGAAGAAGCAATGAGTCTGCGTGAGGTCAAA tcattgaaaaaactttcacaCGCAAATGTGGTAAAGCTGAAGGAGGTGATCCGAGAGAACGACATATTGTATTTTGTATTTGAGTACATGCAGGAGAACTTGTACCAGATGATCAAAGATCGGGAAACACATTTTCCAGAAATTACAGTTAAGAGTATTCTCTTTCAAGTGATGAGTGGACTGGCATTCATGCATCGACATGGATTTTTCCACAGAGATTTAAAGcccgaaaatattttgtgttcgGGCCCGGATACCATCAAAATTGCAGATTTCGGACTAGCGCGTGAAATAAGGTCACGACCACCATACACCGATTATGTTTCGACACGATGGTATCGAGCACCAGAAGTACTACTGCACTCAACGCGATATAGTAGTGCCATTGATTTATGGGCTGTTGGTTGCATCATGGCCGAACTCTATACTTTTCGGCCACTATTTCCGGGAAGCAGCGAGGTAGATCAATTGTTTAAGATATGCTCTGTATTGGGAACACCAGACAAAAACGATTGGTCCGAAGGCTATCGACTAGCTTCTGTTATCCAGTTTCAATTTCCTGAATGTCCAAAAGTGCCTTTGGAAACGCTAGTTACTCGTGCATCTGCGGAAGGTCTTCAAATGATGGTTGACATGTTGATGTGGGACCCTGATAGACGGCCGTCAGCACAACAATCACTGAAATAtccattttttcaacaaataaataaaggaaGGACTTCCGCGATGCCAATGATCGGACTAGCAAATAGGCGTTCGTCATCATCACAACAACATCAAGAGGGATCGCAACACATTAATACCACTCCACAAACCTTGTCAACGTTACCCCAAAAAATATATGGCACAAGCTTAAACGACCTAAATTCTATTATTAGTACcagtaaaattttacaacaaccTCCGATACCTGCACCGCCAGCGGCAATAGAACCTTCCacggaacaaaaatttagtagTTCTAACAGAATCTCCAGACGGAATGAAGAGACTTTACATAATGGCCTTAGTATGTTTGAGACGATTGATTCGTTGCCCGAGAATTCGTCAACGGACGATGATCCACAGAAaccaaaaaacgattttaattcCACCGTTAACGATATATTGGGTGAAAGTATTAGCATAAACGACAGGTACCGTAGCGGACATCAAAGTGTTAATAGTAGTAATAGTAAAAATCGCGAAAAAATTAGTGATGTGTTCTTGACACGCCACCTTGATAGTACAAGTAACTATAGTAATCGAACAAAAGACTACAGTGTAGAGAGTTTAAATGATTCAATGAAATCCATGAAACTAGCAAACATGAATGAAAATGGAGTGGGAACATTCAGTAATGGTGGCAGTTTCTTTCTACATGGTACCGGCAACAATAGTAATAAGCCACATAAACAGTATCAAGATAACTTAAGTGAAAGAAGTAATGGCGATAGTGGTTTTAATGAAGCAAAAGTGTATAACGTATTTTCAAGACAAAACGTCGTGCCAGGAAAGAAATCACAAACAGATGAAAGTTTAGGAAGGGTGTCAGTTTTAGCTGCAAAAGCTAAGAAAACACCGTTAGACAGGTGGAGTGGAGGAAAAGATAGTTTTGAAGACGACGAACTTGCGAGTATTTTAGG AAGTAAGGTTAGAGTGTCAAAACCAgccaatgaatttaatttagaagacTTATTTGGGACTGTATCCGGGTCACTTTATAATAGTAGTAATTATAATCATAGTAAGATAACCAGTGAcaggaaagaaaaacaaaacccAACTAAATATCCAAATACGGTGCCTTTTGCAAAAGCACCTCTTCGAAGTTCTATTTTCGGTGATGTCTTTGATAATACAAATACCGATTGCAAACATTCGAGTGCCCAGGTAGCCATCCGACGAAACAGTAAAAACagcaacaatattttttcgttcttctCGTCGAATGATAA GGCTTACAACAATAATGATGGGCTATTTATCGATAGCAATACGAATACTAAGAACGATCGAAAAGGtcaattaaagttatttcaaTGGGAGGAAAAGCCAAAGTATGCT aTACAAAAGTTTAGTAACTTTGGAAATGACATCCGGTTGTGTGAATTCCGTTAG
- the LOC134837489 gene encoding dynein regulatory complex subunit 3-like — protein MKMQLAEGKSEQAAALKKIIHKDIEPGVIDEEMIVNVVLSSYKNEAGRLARSEKIDLSNVTILRLEFLKILKIDHLWVMPNLRILSLAFNQIDKIENLDMLLNLIELNLSFNCIEKIENLDALTKLEILTLYGNRITVLENIDSLESLLIFSIGENQIDSYKGIERLRFIKSLRSFNMEENPVAKDTENPMRIYIAAFLPDLKYYNYAYITPQERLQGRKKYKSELRDLEETEKTEIADRKRRAKEKEDETRLSECFVEYLNGHQLFDSLFEDDPEGDALMSIETEVNELKKDYRDEAFRITQQVYKIGLEQHERRQKQIQLFMEAVKDGQITAQKKGISLIDTFLDQKKEIFRRVQNLIDNSTTQENFVISPETEIAFVQIGDAFNEKVVKLKKDLMSIEIQLYERVEEANSNFEHVIQDLTNEFIELVQAQFVLLRDAETNFNEVLAETVQRHATLLVASSPDGTSLPAALKEFLQDKDFISSLALGMRDLHLHRIDAREDRLITRSRNWVKELCDKFQRNEVKRNRAKISEITYFLQIQRDEMERLINIPQIDEDMRDEN, from the exons ATGAAAATGCAACTGGCAGAAGGGAAATCAGAACAAGCAGCagcgttgaaaaaaataatacataagGATATCGAGCCAGGTGTTATAGATGAGGAAATGATTGTGAATGTAGTATTGTCCAGCTACAAAAATGAAGCTGGTCGGCTTGCACGatcggaaaaaattgatttgagcaATGTGACTATTTTGCGTCTAGAGTTccttaaaatactaaaaattgatcatttaTGGGTGATGCCAAATCTGAGAATTTTGTCATTAGCATTCaatcaaattgataaaatcgAGAATTTAGACATGTTACTAAATTTGATAGAGCTTAATCTGTCTTTTAATTGTATAGAAAAAATAGAGAACTTGGATGCCTTaacaaaattggaaattttgacACTTTATGGCAATCGTATTACAGTTTTAGAAAACATTGATAGTCTCGAGAGTTTGTTGATATTCAGTATTGGTGAAAATCAAATCGATTCGTACAAAGGT ATTGAGCGGCTTCGATTCATCAAATCACTCCGATCATTCAATATGGAAGAAAATCCAGTGGCAAAAGACACCGAAAATCCCATGCGTATTTATATTGCGGCATTTTTGCCAGATCTTAAGTATTACAATTATGCATATATTACTCCTCAAGAAAGACTAcaaggcagaaaaaaatacaa atCTGAATTACGTGACTTAGAAGAAACAGAAAAGACAGAAATTGCTGACCGTAAACGACGTGCTAAAGAGAAAGAAGATGAAACTCGATTAAGTGAATGCtttgttgaatatttaaatgggCATCAACTATTTGATTCTCTCTTCGAGGACGATCCAGAAGGTGATGCACTTATGTCAATTGAAACGGAAGTTAATGAGTTGAAAAAAGA ctaTCGAGACGAAGCGTTTCGTATTACACAACAAGTTTACAAAATTGGTCTTGAGCAACACGAACGTCGCCAAAAGCAGATCCAACTCTTCATGGAGGCTGTTAAGGATGGACAGATTactgcacaaaaaaaaggaatttctcTAATAGACACGTTTCTTGATCagaaaaaggaaatatttagGCGTGTTCAAAACTTAATCGACAACTCTACTACACAAGAAAACTTTGTAATTTCACCAGAAACAGAAATTGCTTTTGTTCAAATTGGCGATGCGTTCAATGAGAAAGtggttaagttaaaaaaagatCTCATGAGCATTGAAATTCAACTGTATGAACGTGTTGAGGAAGCAAATAGTAATTTTGAACATGTTATACAAGACCTTACAAATGAGTTTATTGAATTAGTTCAAGCGCAATTTGTGTTGCTGCGTGATGCAGagacaaatttcaatgaagTTTTGGCTGAAACAGTGCAACGACATGCAACATTGCTAGTGGCATCTTCTCCGGACGGGACTTCTTTGCCTGCAGCTTTGAAGGAGTTTTTGCAAGACAAAGACTTTATTTCGTCGCTCGCATTAGGAATGCGAGACTTACATTTACATCGCATAGACGCAAGAGAAGACCGTCTTATAACTCGAAGTCGTAACTGGGTAAAAGAATTATGCGATAAATTTCAGAG aaaTGAAGTTAAACGGAATCGTGcaaaaataagtgaaataaCATATTTTCTACAAATACAGCGGGATGAAATGGAACGGCTTATCAATATACCACAAATTGATGAGGATATGCGAgacgaaaattga